One window from the genome of Rhodobacteraceae bacterium S2214 encodes:
- the gatC gene encoding Asp-tRNA(Asn)/Glu-tRNA(Gln) amidotransferase subunit GatC encodes MSIDTETARRVAKLARIQVEDDALPALASEFSAILGFIEQLNEVDVDGVEPMTSVTPQRLKRREDVVTDGDQQEKVLANAPDAREGFFAVPKVVE; translated from the coding sequence ATGTCCATTGACACAGAAACCGCCCGCCGCGTGGCAAAACTTGCCCGCATTCAGGTAGAGGACGACGCATTGCCTGCGCTGGCGTCAGAATTTAGCGCGATTCTCGGGTTCATTGAGCAGCTCAATGAAGTTGATGTGGACGGTGTTGAACCGATGACCTCTGTCACACCGCAGCGTTTGAAGCGCCGCGAAGATGTTGTGACTGACGGCGACCAGCAGGAAAAAGTGCTGGCCAACGCCCCTGATGCCCGTGAAGGGTTCTTTGCTGTGCCGAAGGTGGTTGAATAA
- a CDS encoding nucleoside deaminase — protein sequence MKFRSYMDIALTEARDAAARGEVPVGAVIVRQGAVLAKAGNRTRELNDPTAHAEVLAIRAACTELGQERLTGCDLYVTLEPCPMCAAAISNARIARLYYGAADPKSGGVAQGPRVFAHAQCHHAPEVYDGIDALASEGLLKSFFASRRR from the coding sequence ATGAAGTTTCGAAGTTACATGGATATTGCGCTGACCGAAGCCAGAGATGCGGCTGCCCGTGGCGAAGTACCGGTCGGGGCCGTGATCGTGCGGCAAGGCGCCGTGCTTGCAAAAGCCGGCAACCGGACCCGTGAACTGAACGATCCGACGGCGCACGCCGAAGTCTTAGCTATTCGTGCGGCCTGTACCGAACTAGGGCAGGAACGCCTGACAGGATGCGACCTGTATGTCACCTTGGAGCCTTGTCCGATGTGTGCCGCCGCCATCAGCAATGCGCGGATCGCGCGGCTTTACTATGGGGCGGCCGACCCCAAATCCGGTGGTGTCGCTCAAGGTCCGCGTGTCTTTGCCCATGCCCAGTGCCATCATGCCCCCGAAGTCTATGACGGAATTGATGCGCTCGCGTCCGAGGGATTGCTCAAATCCTTTTTTGCATCTCGCAGGCGCTAG
- a CDS encoding rRNA pseudouridine synthase produces the protein MSDDIPKGDRIAKVLSRAGIASRREAERMIAEGRVTVNGKVIDSPALNIIGGARITVDGKPVGEPDPPRIWLYHKPAGLVTTERDERDRPTVFANLPEDMPRVMSVGRLDINSEGLLLLTNDGELKRKLELPSTGWLRRYRVRIKGSASEASLDRLREGISVEGVNYQPMTVTFDRQQGANAWLTISIREGKNREIRRAMEAIGATVNRLIRVSYGPFQLGALAQGEVEEVKQRVVRDQLGLSGKPTPTRTRKPVNRPVKGRPTGKNTRR, from the coding sequence ATGTCAGATGATATCCCAAAGGGCGACCGGATCGCCAAAGTTTTGTCCCGTGCCGGGATTGCGTCCCGCCGCGAAGCCGAACGTATGATCGCTGAAGGGCGCGTCACCGTGAACGGTAAGGTCATTGATAGCCCTGCCCTGAATATCATCGGTGGTGCGCGGATCACTGTTGATGGCAAACCTGTGGGCGAACCCGATCCGCCGCGTATTTGGCTGTATCACAAGCCCGCAGGCCTCGTGACGACCGAACGCGATGAACGCGACAGGCCCACCGTTTTTGCAAACTTGCCTGAAGATATGCCCCGCGTGATGTCCGTTGGACGGTTAGATATCAATTCCGAAGGCCTGCTTTTGTTGACCAATGATGGTGAATTGAAGCGCAAACTGGAATTGCCCAGCACAGGATGGCTACGCCGGTATCGCGTTCGGATCAAAGGGTCCGCATCAGAGGCCAGCCTTGATCGCCTGCGTGAAGGTATCAGTGTCGAAGGCGTCAATTACCAGCCAATGACCGTCACCTTTGACCGTCAACAAGGTGCCAACGCATGGCTGACCATCAGCATCCGCGAAGGCAAGAACCGCGAAATCCGCCGCGCAATGGAAGCCATCGGCGCGACCGTGAACCGTTTGATCCGCGTCAGCTATGGCCCGTTCCAATTAGGCGCACTGGCGCAAGGCGAAGTGGAAGAAGTGAAGCAGCGCGTTGTCCGCGATCAATTGGGCCTGTCCGGCAAACCAACCCCGACACGCACGCGCAAACCAGTCAATCGTCCCGTAAAAGGCCGCCCTACGGGGAAAAACACAAGACGTTGA
- a CDS encoding tellurium resistance protein TerC, whose amino-acid sequence MADLLTLENATNLIMLCFLQAVLGFDNLLYISIESQRAPVAQQKSVRFWGIIIAVALRVVLLFVMISLIDALAAPFYTFAWEGVLEGAVNFATCVFVFGGVFIMYTAIKEIRHMLSVEHLGHDVEGKSGKSAVQVVLLIVMMNLIFSFDSVLSALAITDVFPILATAILLSGLAMLLLADGVTKFLEKNRMYEVLGLFILLIVGVVLLGEAGVAASHAMHDDSMGIKVFGQDIIPMSKSTFYFSVVVLFAVEILQSGYARKLNAERAANQKHS is encoded by the coding sequence GTGGCTGATCTTTTAACACTCGAGAACGCAACCAACCTCATCATGCTTTGCTTTTTGCAGGCGGTTTTGGGGTTTGATAACCTTCTCTATATTTCGATTGAAAGCCAACGCGCGCCCGTCGCCCAGCAAAAGTCGGTGCGCTTTTGGGGAATTATCATCGCGGTGGCCCTGCGGGTTGTTCTGCTGTTTGTGATGATCAGCTTGATCGATGCGCTAGCCGCACCGTTTTACACATTCGCATGGGAAGGCGTTCTGGAAGGTGCCGTGAACTTTGCCACATGCGTGTTCGTCTTTGGCGGCGTGTTCATTATGTACACGGCGATTAAGGAAATCCGGCACATGCTGTCGGTCGAACACCTTGGCCACGATGTTGAAGGCAAATCCGGAAAATCCGCCGTTCAGGTCGTACTGCTGATTGTTATGATGAACCTGATCTTCTCGTTCGACTCGGTTCTGTCTGCCCTTGCGATTACGGACGTGTTCCCAATCTTGGCAACGGCAATCCTGCTGTCCGGCCTCGCAATGCTGCTGCTCGCTGACGGCGTGACAAAGTTTCTTGAAAAAAACCGCATGTACGAGGTGCTTGGCCTCTTTATCCTGCTGATCGTTGGTGTTGTGCTTCTTGGTGAAGCAGGTGTTGCCGCGTCCCACGCGATGCATGACGATTCGATGGGGATCAAGGTCTTTGGCCAAGACATTATTCCAATGTCGAAATCCACATTCTACTTCTCTGTTGTCGTATTGTTTGCTGTTGAAATCCTGCAATCCGGCTACGCGCGCAAGCTGAACGCAGAACGGGCAGCAAACCAGAAACATTCGTAA
- a CDS encoding 5-bromo-4-chloroindolyl phosphate hydrolysis family protein, which yields MAKKFGGKYSPNGTSSGADIRETPPDRPIEDNTKGTTLLFVPAIILVFTSINDGPAMLAIALLGAALLTFAAWFTREGLQAQAEYDARRVARKPAIPRKMIASLATGLGITLAAYTGDTGLIGSVIYGIVGAVLHTVAFGVDPLKDKRMEGVDTFQQDRVARVVDQADASLAAMKDHIARLEDRDLTARVASFDATARKMARTVEEDPRDLTRARKYLGVYLEGARDATVKFVDLYTRKPDPSVRTDYIALLDDLQDNFAARTDKMMEDDRTDMDIEIKVLRDRLQRDGL from the coding sequence ATGGCGAAGAAATTTGGCGGAAAATATAGCCCGAACGGGACGTCTTCTGGTGCGGATATCCGTGAAACACCGCCCGACCGGCCAATCGAAGACAACACGAAAGGCACGACTTTGTTATTCGTGCCCGCAATTATTCTTGTCTTCACTTCAATCAATGATGGCCCTGCGATGCTCGCAATCGCACTGCTGGGCGCAGCATTGTTGACCTTTGCGGCATGGTTCACGCGCGAGGGACTGCAGGCACAAGCCGAATACGATGCCCGCCGTGTTGCACGCAAACCCGCGATCCCGCGCAAGATGATCGCGTCATTGGCAACCGGTTTGGGTATTACTTTGGCCGCATACACTGGCGATACTGGGCTGATCGGGTCCGTGATCTACGGCATTGTCGGGGCAGTCCTGCATACCGTGGCCTTTGGCGTTGACCCGTTGAAAGACAAGCGGATGGAAGGCGTGGATACCTTCCAACAAGACCGCGTTGCCCGCGTCGTGGATCAAGCCGATGCAAGCCTGGCCGCGATGAAAGATCACATCGCCCGTCTCGAAGACCGTGATTTGACGGCACGCGTTGCGTCTTTCGATGCAACGGCCCGTAAGATGGCCCGCACGGTTGAAGAAGACCCGCGCGACCTGACACGCGCCCGTAAGTATCTGGGCGTCTACCTTGAAGGCGCGCGCGACGCGACGGTCAAGTTTGTGGACCTGTATACGCGTAAACCTGATCCGTCTGTGCGGACCGACTACATCGCTCTGCTCGACGACCTACAAGACAACTTTGCCGCACGGACTGACAAGATGATGGAAGACGACCGGACGGATATGGATATCGAAATCAAAGTGCTGCGCGACCGATTGCAGCGTGACGGCCTGTGA
- a CDS encoding toxic anion resistance protein, whose translation MSETIREKAAATLADVEKVTAVVLAEPMGDLVPLAAADAPTSAEITKRMNEIDITETQSIISFGSGAQAELQEISQSMLQGVRNKDVGPAGDSLRNIVSTIRGFSVSELDVRRKRSWWEKLLGRAAPMAKFVARFEDVQGQIDGITEDLLRHEGVLLRDIESLDVLYDKTLAFYDELALYIAAGEAKLEELDATVIPAKVAEVEAAPENDAVMMAQELRDMRAARDDLERRVHDLKLTRQVTMQSLPSIRLVQENDKSLVTKINSTLVNTVPLWETQLAQAVTIQRSAEAAEAVRSANDLTNELLTANAKNLRDANKVIRTEMERGVFDINAVKQANADLIATINESLEIADEGKRKRAEAEADMIKMEKELKDTLASAKARGDKTGDTIGTATGA comes from the coding sequence ATGTCTGAAACGATCCGCGAAAAAGCTGCCGCAACGCTGGCTGATGTTGAAAAAGTGACAGCTGTTGTGCTGGCTGAGCCGATGGGCGACCTTGTTCCGCTAGCGGCAGCTGATGCGCCAACGTCAGCTGAAATCACCAAACGCATGAACGAAATCGACATCACCGAAACGCAGTCGATCATTTCTTTCGGGTCCGGCGCACAGGCCGAATTGCAAGAAATTTCACAATCCATGCTGCAAGGCGTGCGCAACAAAGACGTCGGGCCAGCGGGCGACAGCCTGCGCAACATCGTGTCCACAATCCGCGGTTTCTCGGTTTCTGAACTCGACGTGCGTCGTAAACGCAGCTGGTGGGAAAAACTGTTGGGTCGTGCTGCACCAATGGCGAAGTTTGTTGCGCGTTTTGAAGATGTTCAAGGCCAGATCGACGGTATTACCGAAGACCTGTTGCGCCACGAGGGCGTATTGTTGCGCGACATCGAAAGCCTTGATGTGCTGTATGACAAGACCCTCGCATTCTACGACGAACTCGCCCTTTACATCGCGGCTGGCGAAGCGAAGCTCGAAGAACTGGATGCAACCGTGATCCCTGCCAAGGTTGCAGAAGTAGAAGCAGCCCCGGAAAACGACGCGGTAATGATGGCGCAAGAATTGCGCGATATGCGTGCGGCCCGTGACGATCTGGAACGCCGTGTGCACGATCTGAAACTGACACGTCAGGTGACAATGCAATCCTTGCCGTCGATCCGCCTTGTGCAAGAAAATGACAAGTCGCTGGTCACGAAGATCAACTCGACTTTGGTCAACACAGTGCCACTTTGGGAAACCCAACTGGCTCAGGCCGTCACTATTCAACGTTCCGCCGAAGCGGCTGAAGCTGTGCGTAGCGCAAACGACCTGACGAACGAACTGCTGACGGCCAACGCTAAAAACCTGCGCGATGCGAACAAAGTTATCCGTACCGAAATGGAACGCGGCGTGTTCGACATCAACGCAGTGAAGCAAGCGAACGCCGATCTGATTGCGACGATCAATGAAAGCTTGGAAATCGCGGACGAAGGCAAGCGCAAGCGCGCCGAAGCAGAAGCCGACATGATCAAGATGGAGAAAGAGCTGAAAGACACGCTCGCCTCTGCAAAAGCACGCGGTGACAAAACCGGTGACACCATCGGCACAGCGACAGGTGCATAA
- a CDS encoding DUF2927 domain-containing protein, whose protein sequence is MRAVGLTGLLTLAACETTPPVTPVPDTPPVSRPEPVEELAPPVITEPSETSKALATYYRRLQNDLLTQGLLRGDGGGPDTPFTDTVLARNFVRIALFDEYITDGDVLRPQATLSRLRRWDMPVRMTMEFGASVTPEQQSRDRTTVAAYAQRLSRVSGLSILQTDADPNFHVLVLGEDDRATYRDRLREIVPGIAESSLRAITQLPRDQLCIVVAFSEGGGASYSKAVAIIRSEHPDLLRTSCFHEELAQGLGLANDSPQARPSIFNDDEEFGLLTTHDELLLKMLYDPRFRTGMSAAEAAPIARIIARELLDSGPT, encoded by the coding sequence ATTCGCGCAGTGGGCCTTACGGGCCTGCTGACGCTTGCCGCTTGCGAAACCACACCACCCGTCACGCCTGTCCCCGACACGCCACCGGTCAGTCGTCCGGAACCAGTCGAAGAACTGGCCCCTCCCGTGATCACGGAACCAAGCGAGACCAGCAAAGCGCTGGCGACGTATTACCGGCGCCTTCAAAATGATCTGCTGACGCAAGGCTTATTGCGCGGCGATGGCGGCGGTCCCGATACCCCGTTCACCGACACCGTGCTAGCCCGCAATTTCGTGCGGATCGCTTTGTTTGACGAATACATCACCGACGGCGATGTATTGCGTCCGCAGGCCACCCTTTCACGTTTACGCCGCTGGGATATGCCCGTGCGCATGACGATGGAATTTGGGGCCTCGGTTACGCCGGAACAACAATCCCGCGACCGCACCACTGTGGCCGCCTATGCGCAGCGGCTATCGCGTGTATCTGGACTTTCGATCCTGCAAACGGACGCAGACCCCAATTTCCACGTTCTTGTGCTTGGCGAAGATGACCGCGCGACCTACCGCGACCGCCTGCGTGAAATCGTGCCGGGCATCGCCGAAAGCTCTTTGCGAGCGATCACCCAACTGCCGCGCGACCAGCTTTGCATCGTTGTCGCCTTTTCCGAAGGCGGCGGTGCCAGTTATTCCAAAGCCGTGGCGATCATACGGTCCGAACACCCCGATCTCTTGCGCACGTCCTGTTTCCACGAAGAGCTGGCACAGGGGCTTGGCCTTGCCAACGACAGCCCGCAGGCGCGCCCGTCCATTTTCAACGACGACGAAGAATTTGGGTTGCTGACGACACACGACGAATTGCTGCTGAAAATGCTCTACGATCCGCGTTTCCGCACCGGTATGTCCGCCGCCGAAGCCGCCCCAATTGCGCGGATCATCGCGCGCGAATTACTCGATTCCGGTCCCACATAG
- a CDS encoding SPFH domain-containing protein: MGILDFLSGQFIDVIHWTDDTQDTMVWRFERAGHEIKYGAKLTVREGQAAVFVHEGQMADVFTPGLYMLETNNMPIMTTLQHWDHGFKSPFKSEIYFVDTTRFANLKWGTKNPIMLRDPEFGPTRIRAYGTYTMKVSDPARFMTEIVGTDGEFTADEISYQIRNIIVQEFSRAIAKSGIPVLDMAANTGEVGKLIADAINPTIAQYGIMLPELYIENISLPPAVEKALDTRTSRGITGNLDDHLKYQAAQAMGAEGSAAGQAMGMGMGAGLGMNMGQMFNQAPQAGPWGAAPQQPAAMAPPPPPPPPAEHVWHIAVAGDVTGPFSKAAMGRKVTEGALTRDTMVWTQGQDGWMRAEDVADLNSIFTVAPPPPPGA; the protein is encoded by the coding sequence ATGGGCATTCTCGACTTCCTCTCTGGCCAATTTATCGACGTCATCCACTGGACTGACGACACCCAAGACACGATGGTTTGGCGTTTTGAACGCGCAGGTCACGAAATCAAATACGGCGCGAAGCTGACGGTCCGCGAAGGCCAAGCCGCTGTTTTTGTGCACGAAGGTCAGATGGCTGATGTGTTCACGCCGGGTCTGTACATGTTGGAAACCAACAACATGCCGATCATGACGACGCTGCAGCACTGGGATCATGGTTTCAAATCGCCGTTCAAATCCGAGATCTATTTCGTCGACACGACCCGCTTCGCGAACCTGAAATGGGGCACTAAAAACCCGATTATGTTGCGTGATCCCGAATTTGGACCAACCCGGATTCGCGCTTACGGCACCTACACAATGAAGGTCAGCGATCCCGCACGGTTCATGACCGAAATCGTGGGCACGGACGGTGAATTTACGGCTGACGAAATCAGCTACCAAATCCGCAATATCATCGTACAGGAATTCAGCCGCGCGATCGCGAAATCCGGTATTCCAGTGCTTGATATGGCCGCGAATACTGGCGAAGTCGGCAAGCTGATTGCAGATGCGATCAACCCGACGATTGCCCAATACGGCATCATGCTACCGGAATTATACATCGAGAACATCAGCCTCCCCCCTGCCGTGGAAAAGGCGCTGGATACCCGCACATCGCGCGGCATAACAGGCAATCTTGATGACCATCTGAAATATCAAGCGGCCCAAGCGATGGGGGCTGAAGGGTCTGCCGCTGGTCAAGCAATGGGTATGGGCATGGGCGCAGGTCTTGGCATGAACATGGGCCAAATGTTCAATCAAGCCCCGCAAGCCGGACCATGGGGTGCGGCACCACAACAACCGGCTGCGATGGCACCTCCGCCTCCACCGCCGCCACCTGCGGAACATGTTTGGCATATTGCCGTCGCGGGCGACGTCACTGGCCCGTTTTCCAAAGCTGCGATGGGCCGCAAAGTCACCGAAGGTGCGCTTACACGTGACACAATGGTTTGGACGCAAGGACAGGACGGATGGATGCGCGCCGAAGATGTTGCTGATCTGAACAGCATCTTCACCGTCGCACCACCGCCCCC